The Plantibacter sp. Leaf314 genome includes a window with the following:
- a CDS encoding helix-turn-helix domain-containing protein, with product MTPNPSGNAAADLLTLGRRIRHFRARRGLTLDDLGERVGLAASQLSLIENGKREPKLSVLQELTAALGVELNDLLSTEAPNPRAALEIELDRLQRSALYSELTLPQVKPSKGIPDDALRALVGLHRELQRHANEAIATPEEARRANTELREWMRERDNHLPEIEELAESRVLRAGHSTGALTHRTVSVMAEQLGFDLIYVNDLPHSARSVTDLENGRIYLPPASIPGGHGLRSMALQAMAHRLLGHQRPTSYAEFLRQRLEINYFAAAALMPQTAAVSFLQQAKRDRNLAVEDFRDAFGVTHEAAALRLTNLATARLDMRLHFLRVSEDGAISKAYENDALPLPVDVTGAVEGQIVCRKWSARNAFARTNRTTELYQYTDTPAGTFWCATQTGTTEAGEFSISVGVPWGEAKWFRGRETTTRAVSTCPDPTCCRRPPSVLADKWREQAWPSARLHTHILSPLPSGTFPGVDDSEVYDFLERHAAG from the coding sequence ATGACCCCGAACCCCTCCGGCAACGCCGCCGCAGACCTGCTCACTCTTGGGCGCCGGATCCGTCACTTCCGGGCGCGTCGTGGACTCACCCTCGACGATCTCGGCGAGCGGGTCGGTCTGGCCGCGAGTCAGCTCTCGCTCATCGAGAACGGCAAACGGGAGCCGAAACTGTCGGTCCTGCAGGAACTCACCGCCGCCCTCGGCGTCGAGTTGAACGACCTGCTCTCGACCGAGGCGCCCAATCCCCGCGCTGCGCTGGAGATCGAACTGGACCGGCTGCAACGGAGCGCCCTGTACAGCGAGTTGACCCTCCCCCAGGTGAAGCCGTCGAAGGGCATCCCGGACGACGCCCTCCGCGCACTCGTCGGACTGCACCGGGAACTGCAACGGCACGCGAACGAGGCGATCGCGACGCCGGAGGAGGCCCGACGCGCCAACACCGAACTGCGGGAGTGGATGCGTGAGCGCGACAACCACCTCCCGGAGATCGAGGAACTCGCCGAGTCCCGCGTCCTGCGGGCGGGTCACAGCACCGGCGCCCTCACACACCGCACGGTGAGCGTCATGGCGGAGCAACTCGGCTTCGACCTCATCTACGTCAACGACCTCCCGCACTCGGCTCGGAGCGTCACCGATCTCGAGAACGGTCGGATCTACCTGCCGCCGGCGTCGATCCCCGGCGGACACGGCCTGCGATCCATGGCGCTGCAGGCGATGGCCCACCGACTGCTCGGACACCAGCGCCCCACGAGTTATGCGGAGTTCCTCCGACAGCGGCTCGAGATCAACTACTTCGCGGCGGCGGCGCTCATGCCGCAGACAGCTGCGGTGTCCTTCCTGCAGCAGGCCAAGCGAGACCGCAACCTGGCCGTGGAGGACTTCCGGGACGCCTTCGGGGTCACCCACGAGGCGGCGGCGCTCCGACTGACGAACCTCGCGACCGCGCGACTCGACATGCGCCTGCACTTCCTGCGGGTCTCGGAGGACGGCGCGATCTCGAAGGCCTACGAGAACGACGCGCTCCCGCTCCCGGTCGACGTGACGGGCGCCGTGGAAGGCCAGATCGTGTGCCGGAAGTGGAGTGCACGCAACGCCTTCGCCCGGACCAACCGCACCACCGAGCTCTACCAGTACACCGACACCCCGGCCGGGACCTTCTGGTGCGCGACGCAGACCGGTACCACCGAGGCGGGTGAGTTCTCGATCTCGGTCGGCGTGCCCTGGGGCGAGGCGAAGTGGTTCCGTGGGCGGGAGACGACGACCCGCGCAGTGTCGACGTGCCCCGACCCGACCTGCTGCCGACGGCCTCCCTCCGTCCTCGCCGACAAGTGGCGCGAGCAGGCCTGGCCCAGTGCCCGCCTGCACACGCACATCCTGTCGCCACTGCCGAGCGGTACGTTCCCGGGCGTGGACGACTCCGAGGTCTACGACTTCCTCGAGCGTCACGCGGCGGGCTGA
- a CDS encoding phosphoenolpyruvate carboxykinase (GTP) encodes MSIAELLSDPTPAPTTRRLLRAVQPPTSSGLAELHAWVDELATLLEPSAIHWVDGSASESHRLTHQLVAEGKLIKLNPEWRPNSFLARSDPSDVARVEDRTFICSESEEDAGPTNNWREPAAMRAELRGVFTGSMRGRTMYVVPFSMGAVGGPLSQLGVQITDSAYAVLSMGIMTRMGDRVLELIADGAPWVRTVHSVGAPLEAGQADVVWPCNDTKYIVQFPETREVWSFGSGYGGNALLAKKCFALRIASVIGRDEGWLAEHMLLVRVTSPEGRAFHLAAAFPSACGKTNLAMLRPTIPGWRVETLGDDIAWIRPGEDGRLYAINPEAGFFGVAPGTGATTNATAVDTLWGNTIFTNVALRDDGDVWWEGLTPEPPAHLIDWQGQDWTPDSGRPAAHPNSRFTVAAAQCPSIAPDWDAADGVPLDAILFGGRRATNVPLVVEASSWEHGVFMGATISSEQTAAAEGTVGELRRDPFAMLPFCGYNMADYWGHWLRVGGALDHGMAPRIFQVNWFRKDADGSFLWPGFGENARVIEWIVRRLEHEAGSRASAIGGLPLVDELNLDGIDLPEDALDALFAVDRDSWLAECDLTEAFFDTFGNRVPAALRAELAALRYRLRA; translated from the coding sequence ATGTCCATCGCCGAGCTGCTCTCCGATCCGACCCCCGCCCCCACGACGCGGCGGCTGCTCCGAGCGGTGCAGCCGCCGACCTCCTCGGGGCTCGCCGAACTGCACGCGTGGGTGGACGAACTCGCCACCCTCCTCGAACCGTCCGCCATCCACTGGGTCGACGGCTCGGCGAGTGAGTCGCACCGGCTCACCCACCAGCTCGTCGCCGAGGGGAAGCTGATCAAGCTGAACCCCGAATGGCGGCCGAACAGCTTCCTCGCCCGCAGCGACCCGAGCGACGTCGCGCGGGTGGAGGACCGCACCTTCATCTGCTCCGAGTCGGAGGAGGACGCCGGGCCGACGAACAACTGGCGCGAACCGGCCGCCATGCGGGCGGAATTGCGCGGGGTCTTCACCGGCAGCATGCGCGGCCGGACGATGTACGTCGTCCCGTTCTCGATGGGTGCCGTCGGCGGGCCGCTGTCGCAGCTCGGGGTGCAGATCACCGACTCGGCCTACGCCGTGCTCAGCATGGGGATCATGACCCGGATGGGCGACCGCGTCCTCGAGCTCATCGCCGACGGTGCGCCCTGGGTGCGCACCGTCCATTCGGTCGGTGCCCCGCTCGAGGCGGGGCAGGCCGACGTCGTCTGGCCGTGCAACGACACGAAGTACATCGTGCAGTTCCCCGAGACCCGCGAGGTGTGGTCCTTCGGCTCGGGGTACGGCGGCAACGCCCTCCTCGCGAAGAAGTGCTTCGCCCTGCGGATCGCCTCGGTCATCGGGCGGGATGAGGGCTGGCTGGCCGAACACATGCTCCTCGTCCGGGTGACCTCGCCCGAAGGCCGTGCCTTCCACCTCGCCGCAGCCTTCCCCTCGGCCTGCGGCAAGACGAACCTCGCGATGCTGCGGCCCACGATCCCGGGATGGCGGGTCGAGACCCTCGGCGACGACATCGCCTGGATCCGTCCCGGCGAGGACGGCCGCCTGTACGCGATCAACCCGGAGGCCGGTTTCTTCGGCGTGGCGCCCGGCACGGGAGCGACGACCAACGCGACGGCCGTGGACACCCTGTGGGGCAACACGATCTTCACGAACGTGGCCCTCCGCGACGACGGGGACGTGTGGTGGGAGGGGCTCACCCCCGAGCCGCCGGCGCACCTCATCGACTGGCAGGGGCAGGACTGGACGCCGGACTCCGGCCGCCCGGCGGCGCACCCGAACTCACGGTTCACCGTCGCAGCGGCGCAGTGCCCGTCGATCGCCCCGGACTGGGACGCGGCCGACGGTGTGCCGCTCGACGCGATCCTCTTCGGCGGACGCCGGGCCACGAACGTGCCGCTCGTGGTGGAGGCGAGCAGCTGGGAGCACGGCGTGTTCATGGGCGCCACGATCTCCTCCGAACAGACGGCGGCAGCGGAGGGCACCGTCGGCGAGCTCCGCCGCGACCCCTTCGCGATGCTGCCGTTCTGCGGCTACAACATGGCCGACTACTGGGGTCATTGGCTGCGCGTCGGTGGAGCGCTCGATCACGGCATGGCACCGCGGATCTTCCAGGTCAACTGGTTCCGCAAAGACGCCGACGGCTCGTTCCTCTGGCCGGGCTTCGGTGAGAACGCCCGGGTCATCGAGTGGATCGTCCGCCGTCTGGAGCACGAGGCCGGGTCACGTGCGTCGGCCATCGGTGGGCTACCGCTCGTCGACGAGCTGAACCTCGACGGCATCGACCTGCCGGAGGACGCCCTCGACGCCCTGTTCGCCGTGGACCGCGACTCCTGGCTCGCGGAATGCGACCTCACCGAGGCCTTCTTCGACACCTTCGGGAACCGCGTCCCGGCCGCCCTCCGGGCCGAACTCGCCGCCCTCCGCTACCGCCTCCGGGCCTGA
- a CDS encoding DUF4192 family protein: protein MTHIVQANAAEDLLALVPGLIGSTPRSSLVVVLFAGSRSRGALQVHLPAGTDVDRRVAEAAAEHALGFACRAPGVDAIVPVVYTDDAFGAAAEPPGRVIADAILGLASAHGFAVKDALCSATDGWGSYLDPGLPSGGRSPAIVASAAVPPVPPLPTELVTTQVPSVDAATFAAVDLEYRVLSARLASMLDAATDHARTSWRIDVGDTVERLDGLPEVFEDALARGVEAMTPREVAFLLLSLGRPWASDLALMQWAFGRDLGEELDDAERAYGHLPVGMDDPEVFHRVAHLLVGDGPHPDVQRIRAASSLLLGVTARASESARVAPLAMLAWLAWALGQSSRAAAFLDELDATELDHPLASTVASLIRQGHLPAWAFRPSAEPGGSVVAANGQPAA from the coding sequence ATGACCCACATCGTGCAGGCCAATGCGGCCGAAGACCTCCTCGCCCTCGTCCCCGGACTCATCGGAAGCACCCCGAGATCGAGTCTCGTCGTCGTCCTGTTCGCGGGTTCCCGCAGTCGCGGCGCCCTCCAGGTGCATCTGCCGGCCGGGACGGACGTCGACCGGCGGGTGGCGGAGGCGGCTGCGGAGCACGCTCTCGGGTTCGCCTGCCGGGCGCCGGGTGTCGACGCCATCGTGCCGGTGGTCTACACGGACGACGCCTTCGGAGCCGCGGCGGAGCCGCCGGGCCGCGTCATCGCGGATGCGATCCTCGGCTTGGCGAGCGCGCACGGGTTCGCGGTCAAGGATGCGCTGTGCTCGGCCACCGACGGTTGGGGCTCCTACCTCGATCCTGGACTCCCCTCCGGAGGGCGGTCGCCGGCGATCGTGGCCTCGGCGGCGGTCCCGCCCGTCCCACCGCTCCCGACCGAGCTCGTCACCACCCAGGTGCCGTCGGTGGACGCGGCGACGTTCGCCGCCGTCGACCTCGAGTACCGGGTGCTCAGTGCACGGCTGGCCTCCATGCTCGACGCGGCCACCGATCACGCCCGCACGAGCTGGCGGATCGATGTCGGCGACACCGTGGAACGACTCGACGGCCTCCCCGAGGTCTTCGAGGACGCCCTCGCCCGAGGCGTCGAGGCGATGACCCCTCGGGAGGTCGCTTTCCTGTTACTCAGCCTGGGGCGCCCCTGGGCGAGCGATCTCGCGCTCATGCAGTGGGCGTTCGGGCGAGACCTGGGGGAGGAACTCGACGACGCCGAACGCGCGTACGGGCATCTCCCGGTCGGGATGGACGACCCGGAGGTGTTCCACCGGGTCGCCCACCTGCTGGTCGGCGACGGACCGCATCCCGACGTCCAGCGCATCCGGGCGGCGAGCAGCCTGCTCCTCGGCGTCACGGCGCGCGCATCCGAGTCGGCGCGCGTTGCACCGCTCGCGATGCTCGCCTGGCTGGCCTGGGCGCTCGGTCAGAGCAGCCGTGCTGCCGCCTTCCTCGACGAGCTCGACGCCACCGAGTTGGACCATCCGCTGGCGTCGACCGTCGCGTCGCTGATCCGCCAGGGGCACCTGCCGGCCTGGGCCTTCCGGCCGTCGGCCGAGCCCGGGGGATCCGTTGTCGCCGCGAACGGTCAGCCCGCCGCGTGA
- a CDS encoding MFS transporter, translating to MSLEATPVTKAPVNPRSRVVLASLIGTTIEFYDFYVYATAAVLVFPHLFFPSEDPTAGLLASFAVFGAAMVARPVGAVIFGHLGDKRGRKATLVGALLTMGIATFLIGLLPTYQLVGWVAPLLLVILRIGQGFALGGEWSGAALVATENAPKGKRALFGTFPQLGAPIGFIIANGLFLIIAAILPSDDPSMPSEAFLEWGWRIPFLFSVVMVIVGLWVRLRLVESNAFTTAKEQGKVQRSPLASVVKLHWRKLLLGTFFMLATYVLFYLMTTFSLSYGRAPVDAPVAGLGYSYTTFVLMLIAGVVFFGIFTLVSGPFADKYGRRKTLIVVTSAILVFGLVWVPLLDAGFTGVMIWLIIGFSLMGFTFGPMGALLPELFPTNVRYTGSGISYNVSSILGAAVAPFIAVALWSAGGGSPFWVGVYLSVMAAITLTALIVSKETKDVDIDA from the coding sequence ATGTCTCTCGAAGCAACACCAGTCACCAAGGCCCCGGTCAATCCGCGATCCCGAGTCGTCCTCGCCAGCCTCATCGGCACGACGATCGAGTTCTACGACTTCTACGTCTACGCGACGGCCGCCGTCCTCGTCTTCCCCCACCTCTTCTTCCCGAGTGAGGACCCCACGGCGGGTCTCCTCGCCTCGTTCGCCGTGTTCGGCGCGGCCATGGTCGCCCGCCCGGTCGGTGCCGTCATCTTCGGCCACCTCGGCGACAAGCGCGGCCGGAAGGCGACCCTCGTCGGAGCGCTGCTCACCATGGGCATCGCGACCTTCCTCATCGGGCTCCTCCCGACGTACCAGCTCGTCGGCTGGGTCGCACCACTGCTCCTCGTGATCCTCCGCATCGGCCAGGGCTTCGCCCTCGGCGGCGAGTGGTCCGGCGCGGCGCTCGTCGCGACCGAGAACGCCCCGAAGGGCAAGCGGGCCCTGTTCGGCACGTTCCCCCAGCTGGGGGCGCCGATCGGCTTCATCATCGCGAACGGCCTCTTCCTCATCATCGCGGCGATCCTGCCGAGTGACGACCCGTCGATGCCGTCCGAGGCCTTCCTCGAGTGGGGCTGGCGGATCCCGTTCCTCTTCTCCGTCGTCATGGTGATCGTCGGCCTGTGGGTGCGCCTGCGACTCGTCGAGAGCAACGCGTTCACGACCGCGAAGGAACAGGGCAAGGTCCAGCGGTCACCGCTCGCCAGCGTCGTCAAGCTCCACTGGCGCAAGCTCCTCCTCGGCACGTTCTTCATGCTCGCCACCTACGTGCTCTTCTACCTGATGACGACGTTCTCCCTGAGCTACGGCCGGGCCCCGGTCGACGCCCCCGTCGCCGGTCTCGGCTACAGCTACACGACGTTCGTGCTCATGCTCATCGCCGGCGTCGTGTTCTTCGGGATCTTCACCCTCGTCTCGGGCCCGTTCGCCGACAAGTACGGCCGACGCAAGACGCTCATCGTGGTGACCAGCGCGATCCTCGTGTTCGGGCTCGTGTGGGTGCCGCTCCTCGACGCCGGGTTCACCGGGGTGATGATCTGGCTGATCATCGGCTTCAGCCTCATGGGCTTCACCTTCGGTCCGATGGGCGCGCTCCTCCCCGAGCTGTTCCCCACGAACGTCCGGTACACGGGCTCCGGCATCTCGTACAACGTGTCGTCCATCCTCGGTGCGGCCGTCGCACCGTTCATCGCGGTCGCGCTCTGGAGCGCCGGTGGCGGGAGCCCCTTCTGGGTCGGCGTCTACCTGTCGGTCATGGCCGCCATCACCCTCACGGCGCTGATCGTCTCGAAGGAGACGAAGGACGTCGACATCGACGCCTGA
- a CDS encoding ABC transporter ATP-binding protein, whose product MSTPARPARSRSPFSRPKDDGPRASLKQLMPYIFEHRSILVVVIILSVIGAAASLAQPLIVSQVIGVVEAGRSLGNLAWLLVGLVVVSGVISGYQHYLLQRAGTGVVYSSRRQLIARIFRLPISQFDTRRTGDLVSRVGSDTTMLYAVLTQGFVDAVGGAITFLGALIAMAIIDPVLLGLTLLVVIVSVVVVVALSGRIRVASREQQTKVGDLAAAVERGISSIRTIRASNATDREIHAVDGVAKEAYGVGVRIAKISSLVVPVAGIAMQTSFLVVLGVGGFRVASGTITIASLVAFILFLFMMIMPLGQAFGAITSVNQALGALGRIQEILDLPDEGDDDAAIAARVTRAGSATADAPAIAFDEVVFAYPDAAVIERERAAAEALAATVSDDASAPSETVAADAARLTEAQSALGRQVLRGVSFEVPQGRRTALVGPSGAGKSTILGLIERFYDPTAGAIRLGGVDIRIIPRTELRHQIGYVEQDAPVLAGTLRDNLLLSSPDADDADCVRVLHAVNLGAVLDRNPLGLSAPVGEDGIMLSGGERQRLAIARAILAAPPILLLDESTSSLDGVNEQMMREAIDAVATGRTLIVIAHRLSTVVDSDQIVVLDEGRVVGVGTHSELVTEVPLYRELAKHQLLV is encoded by the coding sequence ATGAGCACCCCAGCGCGCCCCGCACGCAGCCGCAGTCCGTTCAGCCGGCCGAAGGACGACGGTCCGCGCGCGAGCCTCAAGCAGCTCATGCCGTACATCTTCGAGCACCGCTCGATCCTCGTCGTGGTCATCATCTTGAGCGTCATCGGGGCTGCGGCCTCCCTGGCCCAACCGCTCATCGTGAGCCAGGTCATCGGCGTCGTCGAGGCCGGCAGGTCGCTCGGCAACCTCGCCTGGCTGCTCGTCGGGCTCGTCGTGGTCTCCGGCGTCATCAGCGGGTACCAGCACTACCTCCTGCAGCGGGCCGGCACCGGGGTCGTCTACTCGTCCCGCCGCCAGCTCATCGCCCGCATCTTCCGACTCCCGATCAGCCAGTTCGACACGCGCCGCACCGGCGACCTCGTCTCCCGCGTCGGCAGCGACACGACGATGCTCTACGCCGTGCTCACCCAGGGCTTCGTCGACGCCGTCGGCGGCGCCATCACCTTCCTCGGGGCGCTCATCGCGATGGCGATCATCGATCCCGTCCTCCTCGGGCTCACCCTGCTCGTCGTGATCGTCTCGGTCGTCGTCGTCGTCGCCCTCAGCGGTCGGATCCGCGTGGCGAGCCGCGAACAGCAGACGAAGGTGGGCGACCTCGCCGCCGCCGTCGAGCGCGGGATCAGCTCCATCCGCACCATCCGCGCGTCCAACGCCACCGACCGTGAGATCCATGCGGTGGACGGCGTCGCGAAGGAGGCCTACGGCGTCGGTGTCCGGATCGCGAAGATCTCCTCGCTGGTGGTCCCGGTCGCGGGCATCGCCATGCAGACCTCGTTCCTCGTGGTGCTCGGGGTCGGCGGTTTCCGGGTCGCGTCGGGCACGATCACGATCGCGAGCCTCGTCGCATTCATCCTGTTCCTGTTCATGATGATCATGCCGCTCGGTCAGGCCTTCGGCGCGATCACCAGCGTCAACCAGGCCCTCGGCGCCCTCGGCCGGATCCAGGAGATCCTCGACCTCCCCGACGAGGGCGACGACGACGCGGCGATCGCCGCGCGCGTCACCCGTGCCGGTTCCGCCACCGCCGACGCCCCCGCCATCGCGTTCGACGAGGTGGTGTTCGCCTACCCGGATGCCGCAGTCATCGAGCGGGAACGTGCGGCTGCGGAGGCGCTGGCAGCCACGGTCTCGGATGACGCTTCGGCGCCCTCGGAGACCGTCGCCGCCGACGCCGCCCGGCTCACGGAGGCGCAGTCCGCCCTCGGCCGCCAGGTGCTCCGCGGCGTCTCCTTCGAGGTGCCGCAGGGCAGACGGACCGCGCTCGTCGGGCCCTCCGGTGCCGGCAAGAGCACCATCCTCGGCCTCATCGAGCGTTTCTACGACCCGACCGCGGGCGCCATCCGCCTCGGTGGTGTCGACATCCGCATCATCCCCCGGACCGAGCTCCGGCACCAGATCGGCTACGTGGAGCAGGACGCCCCGGTGCTCGCCGGCACGCTGCGCGACAACCTGCTGTTGTCCTCGCCGGACGCCGACGACGCCGACTGCGTCCGGGTGCTGCACGCGGTCAACCTGGGTGCCGTGCTCGACCGCAACCCGCTCGGCCTGTCGGCTCCCGTCGGCGAGGACGGCATCATGCTCTCCGGTGGCGAGCGTCAGCGGCTCGCGATCGCACGGGCCATCCTCGCGGCCCCTCCCATCCTGCTGCTGGACGAGTCGACGTCCAGTCTCGACGGCGTGAACGAGCAGATGATGCGCGAGGCCATCGACGCGGTCGCCACGGGGCGCACGCTCATCGTGATCGCCCACCGCCTCTCGACGGTCGTCGACAGCGACCAGATCGTCGTCCTCGACGAGGGTCGCGTCGTCGGGGTCGGCACGCACAGTGAGCTCGTCACCGAGGTGCCGCTCTACCGGGAGCTCGCGAAGCACCAGCTCCTCGTCTGA